A region of the bacterium genome:
TAAGAGTGAAAGTCCTTTAATTCTAAATGAAAACAGGAAAGAAGAAAAAATCTTAAAATCTTATATTGAAAACTGGAAAATTGAACCACTTTCTGAGAATGTCCTTGTTATTGATATGTGTAAGTTTAAAAAGAAAAAGGATAAAAGATGGTCTGGAAAAATGCCTGTTTTACAGATTCAGCAATTGTTTGAAAAAGAGAATGTCAGACAGAAGATAAAATTACTTTTTGAATTTGAAAACGAAAATTTCAGTAATGATTTATATTTAGTCGTTGAACAGTTGGAAAAATATAATTTAAAAATAAATAATAAAATTCTGAAAAAGGACTGTATGGAAGAATGGCTTGACCCATCATTTAAAAAGATAAAAATACCTAAAAATTATATAAAAAGGGGTAAAAACAAAATTGAAATGGATGTTACCTTTATTCCTCCTGAATTTAAAAATACTTTAATTTTCAGAAAAGATGGTATTGAAATTGAAAATATATATCTGCTTGGAAATTTTGTTGTAAAGGCAAAAAAGGTTGAATATAAAAATGGAGGTTATTATCTGAATAACTTTACTATTGCAGTAAAGGAAAAAGAAATCAATGAAGATGACATTAATTTACAGGGATATCCTTTCTACTCTGGAAGTATAAAGGCATTTAAAGAAATTGAAATTAAAGATATAAAAAAAACATTTTTAAAATTTGAAGAATTTAAATGTGTTGTGGCAAAAATAAAAATAAATGAAAAACAAAAAGGTATTGTTTATCTTCCTCCTTATGAAATTGAAATAACTGAATATTTAAAGGAAGGTAAAAATATTATTGAGATTGAACTTTTTTCAAGTTTAAGAAATTTACTGGGACCTCATCATTTAAAGGAACATAATCCAGAATTTGTTGGTCCTTTTTCATTTGTTGATTGGGGTAAGAAATGGTTTAAAAGCAAGGATAGAACAGTTGACTATTCTGTTTTACCTTTTGGTATTGGAAAAATCTGTTTAATAGAGAAAAATGGATAAAATATTTGAAAATAAAAAGTTTGTAATTTTGGATGGTGCAATGGGAACATATCTTGAAAAACTTGGTTTTAAAGGAATCACACCTGAAATTGCAAATATTGAAGAATCTGAAATTGTAAAAAGAATCCATACAGAATATTGTGAATGTGGTTCAGAAATAATTTTAACCAATACTTTTGGAGCAAATAGAAAAATACTTGAAAAAAAGAAACTTATAGATAAATTTGAAAAAATTATTAAAGATGCCTTTAAAATTGCTTCCAGTGTTAAAGAAAAATTTAAAAATGTTTTAATTGCTGGAGATATTGGACCTACTGGAGAATTACTTACACCTTATGGAAACTTAGAAGTTAATGAAGCAAAAAATATTTTTAAAGAAATAGGTAAAAATTTTGAGGAAACAGCAGTAGATTTTTTAGTCCTTGAAACATTTCAGGATCTTGAAGAA
Encoded here:
- a CDS encoding homocysteine S-methyltransferase family protein; this encodes MDKIFENKKFVILDGAMGTYLEKLGFKGITPEIANIEESEIVKRIHTEYCECGSEIILTNTFGANRKILEKKKLIDKFEKIIKDAFKIASSVKEKFKNVLIAGDIGPTGELLTPYGNLEVNEAKNIFKEIGKNFEETAVDFLVLETFQDLEELKIAFDTLRENTDFFIVPCLTFTYGREYRTLMGQKIEDYVKWAENNKVSIIGSNCGLSSGEMIEFVKIIKELTGLTLWIKPNAGKPQISEGKIVYQENIEEFSKNCLNIVENRVKFIGGCCGTTPLHIKNLKEILIKLFSNTNQ